The proteins below come from a single Garra rufa chromosome 3, GarRuf1.0, whole genome shotgun sequence genomic window:
- the LOC141331705 gene encoding GTPase IMAP family member 7-like: protein MSAFDYYNYTSESLPERRIVLLGKTGDGKSSAGNTILRNDVFSSAASPVSETTKCASSEKTVDGRKIRVIDTPGFFDTNHDDDRKIKHEIIRCMIESAPAIDALVIVLKVGRYTIQEMETVDRIVQICQENTFKHSVVLFTHGEELKENQRIEKFVQKSPKLQQLVDKCGGRCHVIDNTYWNDCHSGYKSNEVQVKNLLDTIDEMVKVNGCYTSDMLKMMDDKIQMVIDKNIECYYT, encoded by the exons ATGTCAGCTTTCgattattataattata CAAGTGAATCTCTGCCAGAAAGAAGAATTGTTCTTCTTGGAAAAACAGGAGATGGCAAAAGCAGTGCTGGGAACACAATTCTTAGAAATGATGTATTTTCAAGTGCTGCTTCACCTGTATCTGAGACAACTAAATGTGCTAGCAGTGAAAAGACTGTTGATGGAAGAAAGATCAGAGTTATTGACACACCTGGATTTTTTGATACTAATCATGATGATGATAGGAAGATTAAACATGAGATCATAAGATGTATGATTGAAAGCGCTCCAGCTATCGATGCCTTAGTCATTGTCCTGAAGGTCGGGAGGTACACAATACAAGAAATGGAGACTGTGGACAGAATTGTTCAAATTTGCCAAGAAAATACCTTTAAACACTCAGTGGTTTTATTCACTCATGGTGAAGAACTAAAAGAGAATCAAAGAATTGAGAAATTTGTTCAGAAAAGTCCCAAACTACAGCAGCTGGTTGATAAATGTGGAGGCCGCTGTCATGTCATCGACAACACTTACTGGAATGATTGTCATTCAGGGTACAAGAGCAATGAGGTTCAGGTGAAAAATCTGCTGGACACGATAGATGAGATGGTAAAAGTGAATGGCTGCTATACCAGTGACATGCTTAAAATGATGGACGACAAAATTCAAATGGTGATTGACAAGAATATAGAATGTTACTATACATAA